The Impatiens glandulifera chromosome 3, dImpGla2.1, whole genome shotgun sequence genome contains a region encoding:
- the LOC124929658 gene encoding protein FAR1-RELATED SEQUENCE 5-like, protein MEDNLVSLEKLERHYSQEASNLSMPENIEEQTENFVVDVLESKLLVGTIVSNLEDVYLLYCQYAHAKGFSVRKGDQRCFPHTNELQSKEFNCSCEGLKDEKRSSNKIPVYQKLVTRTNCKAKLKITREKEGEWKVSRFVMEHNHEMFAPDQTHLLRSARNISYAKKSTLEAMVNAGISISNAVSFMENEACGPENLGFVRKDAYDHLNRLRRHTKVENGDATALIQYFISKANKETYFYWNVQLDDDDRMMNFFFRDYRCAVDYEYFGDVLSIDTTYRTNKYNLICAPFVGINHHMQNVLFGLAFMSDETESSFEWLFRTFLDSMNDKQPQTIFSDQCQAMMNAIETVFPDSHHRLCQWHINQNAPSHFGSLNGDRAFKSLWHKCMTYCESEIEFETIWKYMIDKYHLDDHNWLNGIYKLRRKWATAFSNEKFSAGLLATSRSEVTNMVLKKAGNKMSSLYEFVMNYLKIEDNWRVKEKTEDTRCRHGKPSQILKKHPLLIHAADVYTLTIYRLFEVELVNSLNCKYVEAPSYFGNDSNLVEIKVKSHDENSRVRHVMFNRQNHEIKCSCHKFETMGILCKHALMVFNSMDVTILPNCYILKRWTKNVRNRIISDFQESKSGGHVSEMVFVNQVMRSIYDLTQLSKPHEDARKILCRLLDNAKDEISELVSNLNIEDEIPCDDIQNDGIYVRNPLTAKAKGVTNANITRHWDTKSKKGKGKGKAQISSAKRAKKKGQNSQDAANTHEMNYISSQQHSNSTLLQYMSSAPSQFISPYGHNYHFNMLDSPHLGGFHPSQFSGSPYHFGGSHTSQGHDPDN, encoded by the exons ATGGAAGATAACTTAGTGTCACTTGAAAAATTGGAGAGACACTATAGTCAAGAAGCCTCAAATTTATCCATGCCAGAAAATATTGAAGAACAAACTGAGAACTTTGTTGTTGATGTTTTGGAGAGTAAACTATTAGTGGGTACGATTGTGAGTAATCTTGaagatgtttatttattatattgtcaATATGCACATGCCAAAGGATTTAGTGTGAGAAAAGGTGATCAAagatgttttcctcatactaACGAGCTTCAATCAAAGGAATTTAATTGTTCATGTGAAGGTTTGAAAGACGAAAAAAGGTCTAGTAATAAAATTCCAGTTTATCAAAAATTGGTCACTAGAACTAACTGCAAAGCCAAATTGAAAATTACAAGGGAGAAAGAGGGTGAATGGAAGGTGAGTAGATTTGTTATGGAGCATAACCATGAGATGTTTGCACCTGATCAAACTCATTTGTTGAGATCAGCACGCAATATATCATATGCAAAAAAGTCTACTCTAGAAGCTATGGTAAATGCTGGAATATCTATCTCTAATGCTGTTTCTTTTATGGAAAATGAAGCATGTGGGCCAGAAAATTTAGGTTTTGTTAGAAAGGATGCATATGATCATTTGAATCGGTTGAGAAGACATACGAAAGTTGAGAATGGAGATGCTACTGCacttattcaatattttataagtaagGCGAATAAAGAGACTTACTTTTACTGGAATGTGCAATTGGATGATGACGATAGGATGATGAACTTTTTCTTTAGGGACTATAGATGTGCGGTTGATTATGAATATTTTGGTGATGTTCTATCGATTGATACAACCTATAGAACAAACAAGTATAATTTGATATGTGCTCCATTTGTTGGTATAAATCATCATATGCAAAATGTTTTGTTTGGCTTGGCATTTATGTCAGAtgaaaccgaaagttcttttgaatggttgtttaGAACATTTCTTGATTCTATGAATGACAAACAACCTCAAACAATCTTTTCAGACCAATGCCAAGCCATGATGAATGCCATTGAAACAGTTTTTCCAGATTCACATCATCGTTTATGTCAATGGCATATAAATCAAAATGCGCCCTCACACTTTGGAAGTTTAAATGGTGATCGAGCTTTTAAAAGTTTGTGGCATAAATGCATGACATATTGTGAGTCTGAAATTGAATTTGAGACCATATGGAAATATATGATTGATAAATATCATCTGGATGATCATAATTGGTTGAATGGAATATACAAACTTAGGAGAAAATGGGCTACTGCGTTTAGTAATGAAAAGTTCAGTGCGGGACTTTTGGCTACTTCAAGGAGCGAGGTCACAAATATGGTTTTGAAAAAGGCAGGTAATAAAATGAGTTCTTTGTATGAATTTGTGATGAATTATCTAAAGATTGAAGATAATTGGCGGGTAAAAGAGAAGACCGAGGATACTCGTTGTCGTCATGGTAAGCCTtcacaaattttgaaaaaacatcCATTGTTGATTCATGCTGCTGATGTTTATACACTTACCATATACCGATTATTTGAGGTTGAATTGGTTAATTCTTTGAATTGCAAATATGTTGAAGCACCATCTTATTTTGGTAATGATTCGAATTTGGTCGAGATCAAAGTAAAATCTCATGATGAAAATTCAAGGGTTAGACACGTGATGTTCAACAGACAGAATCATGAGATAAAGTGCAGTTGTCACAAGTTTGAGACAATGGGAATATTGTGTAAGCATGCTTTGATGGTGTTTAACTCTATGGATGTCACTATTTTACCAAACTGTTACATTTTAAAGAGATGGACGAAAAATGTAAGAAATAGAATTATCTCTGATTTTCAAGAAAGTAAAAGTGGTGGTCATGTATCTGAGATGGTATTTGTCAACCAAGTAATGAGATCGATATACGATCTAACTCAACTGAGCAAACCTCATGAGGATGcgagaaaaatattatgtagATTGCTTGACAACGCAAAAGATGAAATCTCCGAACTTGTCTCGAATTTGAATATAGAAGATGAGATACCATGTGATGATATTCAAAATGATGGAATATATGTACGTAACCCACTCACTGCTAAAGCAAAAGGAGTTACAAATGCAAATATTACACGACATTGGGATACTAAAAGcaaaaaaggaaaaggaaaggGAAAAGCTCAAATTTCAA GTGCAAAAAGAGCAAAAAAGAAGGGTCAAAATTCACAAGATGCCGCAAACACACatgaaatgaattatatatCATCACAACAACACTCAAATTCCACTTTATTGCAATATATGTCGTCGGCACCTTCTCAATTTATATCTCCGTATGGACACAATTATCATTTCAATATg CTTGACAGTCCTCATTTGGGGGGTTTTCATCCATCACAATTTTCGGGGTCTCCATATCACTTTGGGGGTTCTCATACATCACAA GGGCACGATCCTGAT
- the LOC124929064 gene encoding dnaJ protein homolog has product MFGRAPKKSDNTKYYEVLGVSKNAAQDELKKAYRKAAIKNHPDKGGDPEKFKEIAQAYEVLSDPEKREIYDQYGEDALKEGMGGGGGGHDPFDIFQSFFGGGGGGGSSRGRRQRRGEDVIHPLKVSLEDLYNGTSKKLSLSRNVICVKCKGKGSKSGASMKCSGCQGSGMRVSIRHLGPSMIQQMQHPCNDCKGTGETITDKDRCQQCKGDKVVQEKKVLEVVVEKGMQNGQKITFPGEADEAPETVTGDIVFVLQQKEHPKFKRKGDDLFVEHTLNLTEAICGFQFILTHLDNRQLLIKSQPGEVVKPDQFKGINDEGMPMYQRSFMRGKLYIHFTVEFPDSISPEQCKALEAILPAKPSMEMTDMELDECEETTLHDVNIEEEMRRKQQQAQEAYDEDDDMHGGGGAQRVQCAQQ; this is encoded by the exons ATGTTTGGGAGAGCGCCCAAGAAGAGTGACAATACTAAGTACTATGAAGTCCTTGGGGTTTCCAAGAATGCAGCGCAGGATGAATTGAAGAAAGCCTATAGGAAAGCTGCCATCAAGAATCATCCTGACAAAGGAGGTGATCCAGAAAAG TTCAAAGAGATTGCACAAGCTTATGAGGTTCTGAGTGACCCAGAAAAACGTGAAATTTATGATCAGTATGGTGAGGATGCCTTGAAGGAAGGAATGGGTGGTGGAGGTGGTGGCCATGATCCATTTGATATCTTTCAATCCTTctttggtggtggtggtggtggtggaagCAGCAGAGGACGTAGGCAAAGAAGAGGAGAAGATGTGATCCATCCTCTTAAGGTTTCATTGGAGGATCTCTACAATGGAACATCAAAGAAATTATCTCTTTCCCGTAATGTGATCTGTGTTAAGTGCAAAGGTAAGGGTTCCAAATCAGGTGCTTCAATGAAGTGTTCAGGTTGTCAAGGATCTGGAATGAGAGTCTCTATCAGGCATCTTGGTCCTTCCATGATCCAGCAAATGCAACATCCTTGCAACGATTGTAAGGGTACAGGTGAAACCATTACTGACAAAGATCGTTGCCAGCAATGCAAAGGAGATAAAGTTGTTCAAGAGAAGAAAGTGTTGGAAGTTGTTGTTGAAAAAGGAATGCAAAATGGTCAAAAGATTACATTCCCTGGGGAAGCTGATGAAGCA CCCGAAACAGTCACTGGAGATATCGTCTTTGTCTTGCAACAAAAAGAGCATCCCAAGTTTAAGCGAAAGGGTGATGATTTATTTGTTGAACATACATTGAATCTCACTGAGGCAATATGTGGTTTCCAGTTCATTCTTACCCATCTTGACAATAGACAGTTGCTCATTAAATCTCAGCCTGGTGAAGTTGTCAAGCCTG ATCAGTTTAAGGGGATAAATGATGAAGGGATGCCAATGTATCAAAGGTCATTCATGAGAGGAAAGTTGTATATCCATTTCACAGTTGAATTCCCAGATTCGATCTCACCGGAGCAGTGCAAAGCTCTAGAGGCTATTCTACCTGCAAAACCAAGCATGGAAATGACTGATATGGAGTTGGATGAATGCGAGGAAACAACCTTACACGATGTGAACATCGAGGAAGAGATGCGCAGGAAACAACAGCAGGCACAAGAAGCTTATGATGAGGATGATGACATGCATGGTGGTGGTGGTGCTCAGAGGGTGCAATGTGCTCAACAGTAA